One region of Bacillus zhangzhouensis genomic DNA includes:
- a CDS encoding DUF4257 domain-containing protein — protein sequence MKMLQQVIIACAIGGVMGILGHVKKKGRLEKPRMTKKFIYLGFIEDWLVGMIAATLLVLSSNPDSSLHLVILSIISGYGGEAVLRSFDFVREQRSQDADSNRHNRSPHE from the coding sequence ATGAAAATGCTGCAACAAGTCATTATTGCTTGCGCCATTGGAGGGGTCATGGGCATTCTCGGTCACGTAAAGAAAAAAGGCAGGCTAGAGAAGCCCAGAATGACAAAAAAGTTTATTTACTTAGGGTTTATTGAAGATTGGCTCGTTGGGATGATTGCCGCTACACTGCTTGTCTTATCCTCAAATCCCGATTCTAGTCTGCACTTGGTCATCTTATCAATTATTTCAGGTTACGGAGGAGAAGCAGTTCTGCGAAGCTTTGATTTTGTGAGAGAACAGCGTTCACAGGATGCAGACTCCAACCGTCATAACCGATCTCCACACGAATAA
- a CDS encoding PAS domain S-box protein, with the protein MVSSNIFGLQKQLELIKKALDHARIGVIMTDPSLEDNPIVYVNHGFTQMTGYKQDEILGRNCRFLQGKDTDQKQLALIRHGIQNKTPITTQLKNYKKDGTFFWNELNIDPLYIEQDDKTFFIGFQKDITKQKEYEQLLEDSLQEVTSLSTPIVPIKKGVSALPLIGKLSEERFDAIVAKLTCILDDSKDDYLIVDLSGLIEVDDSVAARIFKLHHLLNLTGTELIITGIKPQLAMKMKDLDTDFQNTLTYLTVKEAIKGLSLAENPV; encoded by the coding sequence ATGGTCAGCTCGAACATCTTCGGCTTGCAAAAACAGCTTGAACTCATCAAAAAAGCGCTGGATCATGCGCGGATCGGTGTTATCATGACAGACCCTTCCTTAGAGGATAACCCTATCGTTTATGTGAATCATGGCTTTACACAAATGACTGGATACAAACAAGATGAGATTCTTGGGCGTAATTGTCGATTCCTTCAAGGAAAAGACACGGATCAAAAGCAGCTTGCTTTAATTCGTCATGGAATTCAAAACAAAACACCTATTACCACACAGCTAAAAAATTATAAAAAAGACGGCACTTTTTTTTGGAATGAACTCAATATAGATCCTCTATACATTGAACAAGATGACAAAACATTTTTCATTGGTTTTCAAAAGGATATTACGAAACAAAAAGAATATGAACAGCTCCTAGAAGATTCCTTACAGGAAGTCACCTCTCTTTCGACGCCAATCGTCCCAATCAAAAAGGGTGTATCTGCTCTTCCGCTTATCGGAAAATTATCTGAAGAACGCTTTGATGCAATTGTCGCTAAGTTAACCTGTATATTAGATGATTCAAAGGATGATTATTTAATTGTCGACCTTTCTGGTTTAATCGAGGTGGATGATTCCGTCGCAGCACGTATTTTCAAACTGCATCATCTTCTCAATCTAACTGGAACCGAACTAATCATCACTGGGATCAAGCCGCAGCTTGCGATGAAAATGAAAGACCTAGATACAGATTTCCAGAATACGCTCACTTATTTGACAGTAAAAGAAGCCATAAAAGGATTATCATTAGCTGAAAACCCTGTTTAA
- a CDS encoding ABC transporter permease, with amino-acid sequence MVKWQLLYKEWKQSELTFILVMLVAVFATPFAFIMEYSSFQTCLNDTACITDSPRFSYSFKTDAFLVLSWFMGLFFAVIQLGFERNKGQMDFTLSLPFNRSTIYHTKFFLGTGIIAVVHAVSYVLTYLLILGLNPLETSGFHSGYIISLVSSLMFYSLFFAAGTLTGSSISQAIVGFSTAILPFLVIGLPIVHLDFIMKTSGNWVDKSFAYLISPMSPITYMTNDPLWFSGEKMMIPIVMMVLFYLIGLISFIKHPIERNGRFFLYSNMNRPIHMLVIAFGVLGFGWVGFSSDHSIFGYIAGMLIGGAVGALTSYFLIYRKR; translated from the coding sequence ATGGTAAAGTGGCAATTATTATATAAGGAATGGAAGCAATCTGAGCTGACATTCATTTTAGTGATGCTTGTTGCGGTGTTTGCGACGCCCTTCGCATTCATAATGGAATATTCGTCTTTTCAAACGTGCCTAAACGATACAGCTTGTATTACGGATTCACCTCGCTTTTCTTATAGCTTTAAAACAGATGCTTTTCTCGTCCTTTCCTGGTTCATGGGGCTCTTTTTTGCTGTCATTCAGCTTGGATTTGAGAGAAATAAAGGACAGATGGATTTTACCTTATCTTTGCCATTTAACAGAAGTACGATCTATCACACGAAGTTCTTCTTAGGCACTGGAATCATTGCAGTTGTTCATGCCGTTTCTTATGTTCTTACTTATTTACTTATTTTGGGTCTTAATCCATTAGAGACATCTGGCTTTCACAGCGGTTATATCATTTCGCTTGTTTCCTCCTTGATGTTTTATAGTTTGTTTTTTGCAGCGGGTACTTTAACCGGAAGCTCCATTTCGCAGGCAATCGTTGGGTTCAGCACAGCTATTTTACCCTTTTTAGTGATCGGATTACCGATTGTTCATTTAGATTTTATTATGAAGACAAGTGGGAATTGGGTAGATAAGAGCTTCGCATATTTGATATCGCCTATGTCTCCAATTACTTATATGACAAATGATCCTCTTTGGTTCTCAGGTGAAAAAATGATGATACCTATTGTCATGATGGTTCTGTTTTATCTAATTGGCTTAATTAGCTTTATAAAACATCCAATTGAACGAAACGGCCGCTTCTTCCTTTATTCAAATATGAATAGACCTATTCACATGCTGGTCATTGCCTTTGGTGTTCTAGGGTTTGGATGGGTTGGTTTTTCGTCAGATCATTCCATATTTGGTTATATTGCTGGTATGCTCATCGGTGGTGCTGTGGGCGCATTAACGAGTTATTTCTTAATCTATAGAAAAAGATAA
- a CDS encoding ABC transporter ATP-binding protein, whose product MIEVRNVSKTLNGRQVLSDVSFKIGKGEIFGLLGRNGSGKTTLLRLIQQILLPDEGEIYFKDVRVKDHPLVKQNIVFMPVVNPYFDRYNYGQLVQLLKHIYPRFDVTYANELVNRYEIPEKVKYSELSTGLKKQLSLILSFAIKPAVILLDEPTDGIDAVTRNDVLQLMIDEVAKRETSILITSHRLEDIERMCNRIGFLEGNELTSVMDLDELKNDYVKIQMAFEEDMNLMIRKNGVAILDQAGVFYTALVLKTDVEAKEYLKSLKPKVWHELPVNLEEVFIAKFGGKRRW is encoded by the coding sequence TTGATTGAGGTCAGAAATGTATCAAAAACATTAAATGGACGCCAAGTCCTCAGTGACGTTTCCTTCAAAATAGGAAAAGGTGAGATCTTCGGTCTACTAGGGAGGAATGGCTCCGGGAAAACAACGCTTCTCCGATTGATACAGCAAATTCTTCTTCCGGATGAAGGAGAGATTTATTTTAAAGACGTGCGGGTGAAAGACCACCCTTTAGTGAAGCAAAATATTGTGTTTATGCCAGTTGTGAATCCATACTTTGACAGATACAATTACGGACAGCTTGTCCAGCTGTTAAAGCATATTTATCCGAGGTTTGACGTGACTTATGCCAATGAGCTTGTGAACCGATATGAAATTCCGGAAAAGGTAAAATATAGTGAATTGTCGACTGGGTTAAAGAAACAGCTGTCACTCATTTTAAGCTTTGCGATCAAACCAGCGGTTATTTTATTGGATGAGCCGACTGATGGAATCGACGCTGTTACAAGAAATGATGTGCTTCAGCTCATGATCGACGAAGTTGCAAAACGTGAAACGTCTATTCTCATTACATCTCACCGTCTAGAAGATATTGAGCGTATGTGTAATCGAATTGGATTTTTAGAAGGAAATGAACTCACAAGTGTCATGGATTTAGATGAATTAAAGAATGATTATGTCAAAATCCAAATGGCCTTTGAAGAAGATATGAACTTAATGATTCGAAAAAATGGTGTTGCGATTTTGGATCAAGCGGGTGTTTTCTATACAGCGCTTGTTCTAAAAACTGACGTAGAGGCTAAAGAGTACTTGAAGTCACTGAAGCCAAAAGTATGGCATGAACTGCCTGTGAATTTAGAAGAAGTATTCATAGCGAAGTTTGGAGGGAAACGCAGATGGTAA
- a CDS encoding GntR family transcriptional regulator, translating into MIQIDPRSAAPIYEQIIEQLKILCLKGVMRPGDKLPSVRELATIIIANPNTVSKAYKELEREGIIETLRGRGTYVTEGAQLKLNEGKVLEVKEQLRQLIIEAHYAGIDIHQLKDWLEEIGSSLKGGKQID; encoded by the coding sequence ATGATCCAAATAGATCCAAGAAGCGCTGCGCCAATATATGAACAAATCATTGAACAGCTCAAAATTTTATGTTTAAAAGGTGTGATGAGGCCAGGTGACAAATTGCCCTCCGTCAGAGAACTCGCCACCATTATTATTGCCAACCCAAACACCGTCAGTAAAGCGTATAAAGAGCTTGAGCGGGAAGGGATTATTGAAACGCTACGGGGTCGTGGTACGTATGTGACAGAAGGTGCTCAGTTAAAGCTGAATGAAGGGAAGGTGCTCGAGGTGAAAGAACAGTTAAGACAACTCATCATAGAAGCTCATTATGCCGGTATTGATATTCATCAATTGAAGGATTGGCTAGAAGAGATCGGCTCAAGTCTTAAAGGAGGAAAACAAATTGATTGA
- a CDS encoding YtzC family protein encodes MATRQSIDEFIQKSTETIEFANEQFDLSSRQEHYNEEEFSKAQLMLENTVNELEKLKDVANDQQRERLDRARVQIQNLQNQMILGISYDNE; translated from the coding sequence ATGGCAACAAGGCAGTCAATCGATGAATTTATCCAAAAAAGTACTGAAACCATTGAGTTTGCAAATGAACAATTTGATTTGAGCTCACGGCAGGAACATTATAATGAGGAAGAGTTTTCTAAAGCACAGCTCATGCTTGAGAATACGGTCAACGAATTAGAAAAATTAAAAGATGTCGCCAATGACCAGCAAAGAGAACGGTTGGACAGGGCGCGTGTTCAAATTCAGAACTTGCAAAACCAAATGATTTTAGGGATTTCTTACGATAATGAATGA
- a CDS encoding TIGR01212 family radical SAM protein (This family includes YhcC from E. coli K-12, an uncharacterized radical SAM protein.) → MDQHNPFLYSNSEKRYHTWNYHLREHFGHKVFKVALDGGFDCPNRDGTVAHGGCTFCSAAGSGDFAGNRADDLITQFNEIKDRMHTKWKDGKYMAYFQAYTNTHAPLPVLKEKYETVMNLDGVVGLSIATRPDCLPDDVVEYLAELNERTYLWVELGLQTVHERTAMLINRAHDYECYVEGVEKLRKHGIRVCSHIINGLPLENRDMMMETAKAVADLDVQGIKIHLLHLLKGTPMVKQYEKGKLEFLSQEEYVQLVCDQLEILPPEMIIHRITGDGPIELMVGPMWSVNKWEVLNAINAELERRNSYQGKRFIRLEEASK, encoded by the coding sequence TTGGATCAGCATAACCCTTTTTTATATTCAAACAGTGAAAAACGTTATCACACATGGAACTATCATTTGCGTGAACACTTTGGTCATAAAGTATTTAAAGTAGCCTTAGACGGCGGCTTTGACTGCCCAAACCGTGATGGTACTGTTGCCCACGGCGGCTGTACATTTTGCAGTGCCGCTGGATCTGGTGATTTTGCAGGAAACCGGGCTGATGATCTCATCACTCAATTTAACGAAATCAAAGACCGGATGCATACAAAATGGAAAGACGGAAAATACATGGCGTATTTTCAAGCATATACAAACACACACGCACCGCTTCCTGTCCTAAAAGAAAAATATGAAACCGTCATGAATCTGGATGGTGTCGTAGGTCTATCCATTGCAACAAGACCTGACTGTCTGCCGGATGATGTAGTGGAGTATTTAGCCGAATTAAACGAACGCACTTACCTATGGGTAGAACTTGGTCTTCAAACGGTACATGAACGGACAGCTATGCTCATCAACCGTGCTCATGATTATGAATGCTACGTTGAAGGGGTAGAAAAACTGCGAAAACACGGAATTCGTGTCTGCTCGCATATCATCAATGGATTGCCTCTTGAAAACCGGGACATGATGATGGAAACAGCAAAAGCTGTTGCGGATTTAGATGTGCAAGGAATTAAAATTCATCTGCTTCACCTTTTAAAAGGAACTCCAATGGTCAAGCAATATGAAAAAGGAAAGCTTGAGTTTTTAAGCCAGGAGGAATATGTTCAGCTTGTTTGTGATCAGCTAGAGATTCTGCCGCCAGAAATGATTATCCATCGTATTACAGGTGACGGTCCCATTGAATTAATGGTTGGTCCAATGTGGAGTGTAAACAAGTGGGAAGTACTAAATGCCATTAACGCTGAGCTCGAAAGACGTAACAGCTACCAAGGTAAACGTTTCATCAGATTGGAAGAAGCATCCAAATGA
- a CDS encoding methyltransferase domain-containing protein: MILKRMLPFSKELLERACQKGDIVIDATMGNGHDTLYLADLVGTDGQVFAFDVQEEALQQTSKRLGDQYPYVHLIHDGHEKLADHLPKDVYGHISGAVFNLGYLPGGNKAVTTQAHTTIEAIKQLLEWLKPGGLIVLVIYHGHPEGKREKEVLLDYCRSLPHEEVQVISYQYMNIQNDPPFVVAIEKKLKS; encoded by the coding sequence ATGATTTTGAAACGCATGCTCCCTTTTAGTAAAGAGCTGTTAGAACGCGCGTGTCAAAAAGGCGACATCGTCATAGATGCAACAATGGGAAACGGCCACGATACACTCTATTTAGCTGACCTTGTAGGTACTGATGGACAAGTATTTGCATTCGACGTGCAGGAGGAAGCCTTGCAGCAGACAAGTAAAAGGCTTGGCGATCAATATCCTTACGTTCACTTGATCCATGATGGACATGAAAAACTGGCGGATCATCTGCCGAAGGATGTTTATGGACATATATCCGGTGCAGTGTTTAACCTTGGGTATCTGCCTGGAGGCAACAAAGCCGTCACCACTCAGGCCCATACAACCATTGAAGCGATCAAACAACTCCTCGAATGGCTCAAACCTGGAGGTCTGATCGTCCTTGTGATCTACCATGGGCATCCCGAAGGTAAAAGAGAAAAAGAAGTGCTTCTCGACTATTGCAGATCACTGCCTCATGAAGAGGTACAAGTTATATCATATCAATACATGAATATTCAAAACGACCCGCCTTTTGTGGTCGCCATTGAAAAAAAGCTCAAATCCTAA